Proteins encoded in a region of the Triticum dicoccoides isolate Atlit2015 ecotype Zavitan chromosome 3A, WEW_v2.0, whole genome shotgun sequence genome:
- the LOC119267794 gene encoding uncharacterized protein LOC119267794 isoform X1, whose protein sequence is MFPTAEDHNDDLDDHEKSTHSTPPVTTNISTVPGQEKYKLPPQVVQVSKKRLSHQPTDEILEDQYTADRQRLITVSERKLQNKLQQLQIKKTKEMAALVQEEIQKAMLPMIDDACPGSSLHNDDATLTKRTIGTQSPCHSNLDEAVLNSSQSAQLVHETSTHVDVTQQLTAGTPASPTFMNETLEIGTHESEPGTNFVNIEGVEADNFHPASPMLAQITQYEPSSSKELTTTDQIVEAEPAACKDPLVESICTFQNLKSDATACSATTALERQETFVANVVPSSNNSASTHPPELVSEVIVPTTAIVIPNIAADQVQSHSVQTERSNMPSEDSSIMKFVGTDGQADSAFLLPVTSAHNVLGHGNQGDQPESNAFAVQHPQQDSSKDVLHEVGNTVTMAPTADGIQEIAFIDPKTTKSSSQIDVSDAQKATKNHSFPHNPASDVVQLQHTDKTTLEDGIQKQSNDHLENLDVSKIDILSTKDIEIADTDSTSKDVPNISSPPLSIQIVGDVSIMSVSQMTREYDRMNVPAGATIHTTQHNVASTLQEVSRIEDNQPIVLETSVLPDHSSSSLDVLQIDPSKLPDDMPKPSTVPSDITLQIGQTSPKESSTLQDSDKKILDKCVEMILCMTPNLAPANDNNESLSLAINEVLSENLEQTLALAEIQTQCTAGDIESSSCQSTQEDVANVAQMDITAKKQDESQEHPSDNSSARVSSERTKDDDISKVGKQDSDSHTSYLTPRHSFRDIEIVHIADEPSSPKTIDCDHISKLAEPLPDGECFDCAGSINPSMKMRKQRYQKKEEIVEGISELIKKKQYLVKKLNDMYNTLVACSKFRGLRKTRRRNDNDTGGTKIRIGPASVTERELV, encoded by the exons ATGTTCCCTACTGCAGAAGACCATAATGATGATCTTGATGATCACGAAAAATCTACACATTCCACCCCACCAGTAACAACTAATATAAGTACTGTACCTGGCCAGGAGAAATATAAACTTCCTCCACAAGTAGTACAAGTTTCTAAAAAGCGCCTGTCACATCAACCTACAGATGAG ATTCTTGAAGACCAGTACACAGCCGATCGACAAAGGTTGATAACTGTGTCTGAACGAAAGCTTCAAAACAAACTGCAACAGCTTCAAATTAAGAAAACCAAGGAAATGGCAGCCTTGGTCCAGGAAGAGATTCAGAAGGCTATGTTACCGATGATTGATGATGCATGTCCAGGAAGTTCTCTACACAATGATGATGCAACTTTGACGAAACGAACTATAGGAACACAAAGTCCATGTCACTCCAATCTAGATGAAGCTGTTCTCAATTCTTCCCAGTCTGCTCAACTGGTTCACGAAACTAGCACTCATGTTGATGTCACCCAGCAGTTGACAGCCGGAACACCGGCATCTCCAACCTTCATGAATGAAACTTTAGAAATTGGTACTCATGAATCAGAACCAGGAACCAATTTTGTGAACATTGAAGGTGTCGAAGCTGACAACTTCCATCCTGCTTCGCCAATGCTTGCTCAGATTACTCAGTACGAGCCTTCTTCTTCTAAAGAATTGACTACCACGGATCAGATTGTTGAGGCTGAACCTGCTGCTTGTAAAGATCCATTGGTGGAAAGCATTTGCACTTTTCAAAATCTCAAGTCTGATGCTACAGCATGTTCTGCAACAACCGCCTTAGAAAGACAAGAGACTTTTGTTGCCAATGTGGTACCGTCATCAAATAATTCTGCTTCTACACATCCCCCAGAATTAGTCTCTGAAGTCATCGTTCCCACAACTGCAATTGTTATTCCCAACATTGCTGCAGACCAAGTCCAGTCACATTCTGTTCAAACTGAGAGAAGCAACATGCCAAGTGAAGATTCATCAATAATGAAGTTTGTTGGTACTGATGGTCAAGCGGATAGTGCTTTTCTTCTACCTGTTACTAGTGCTCATAATGTGCTTGGACATGGCAACCAAGGGGATCAGCCAGAGAGTAATGCATTTGCTGTTCAACATCCACAACAGGATTCATCCAAAGATGTTTTGCATGAAGTAGGTAATACCGTTACTATGGCACCAACTGCTGATGGAATTCAAGAGATTGCCTTCATTGATCCAAAAACAACAAAATCTTCATCTCAAATAGATGTTTCTGATGCACAGAAAGCTACCAAGAATCATAGTTTCCCACACAATCCTGCATCAGATGTTGTTCAACTACAACATACAGACAAGACGACACTTGAAGATGGCATTCAGAAACAATCGAATGATCATTTGGAAAATCTTGATGTCAGCAAAATTGATATTCTATCGACGAAAGATATTGAAATTGCTGATACTGATTCCACTTCAAAAGATGTTCCAAATATTTCTTCCCCACCTTTATCCATACAAATAGTAGGTGATGTATCAATTATGTCAGTCAGTCAGATGACCAGGGAATATGATAGGATGAATGTACCAGCGGGTGCTACTATTCATACTACCCAACATAATGTTGCATCTACGCTCCAGGAAGTCTCAAGAATTGAAGATAATCAGCCTATTGTTTTGGAAACTTCTGTTCTGCCCGACCATAGCTCCTCCAGTTTGGATGTTTTGCAGATAGACCCTTCTAAGTTACCTGATGATATGCCAAAACCAAGCACTGTACCCTCAGATATCACATTGCAAATTGGTCAAACCTCACCAAAGGAATCCTCAACACTGCAAGATTCTGATAAAAAAATACTAGACAAATGTGTGGAAATGATTCTATGTATGACACCGAATCTAGCACCTGCAAATGATAACAACGAATCACTAAGTCTTGCTATCAATGAAGTGCTCAGTGAAAACTTAGAACAAACTCTTGCATTAGCAGAAATACAGACTCAGTGCACTGCAGGAGACATAGAATCATCATCTTGTCAGTCTACACAAGAAGATGTTGCAAACGTTGCCCAAATGGATATAACTGCAAAAAAACAAGATGAATCCCAAGAACATCCTTCCGACAATTCATCTGCCCGAGTAAGTTCTGAGCGCACCAAAGATGATGATATATCTAAAGTGGGCAAGCAAGATTCAGACTCTCATACTTCTTATTTAACTCCTA GACACAGCTTCAGAGATATAGAGATAGTTCACATAGCCGATGAACCTTCATCTCCTAAAACAATTGATTGTGACCACATCTCTAAGCTTGCTGAGCCATTACCAGATGGAGAATGTTTTGATTGTGCTGGTAGCATAAATCCTTCTATGAAGATGAGAAAACAGCGTTATCAGAAGAAAGAGGAGATCGTCGAAGGTATATCTGAGCTCATAAAGAAGAAGCAATATCTGGTGAAGAAGTTGAACGACATGTACAATACTCTTGTCGCCTGTAGCAAGTTCCGAGGTTTACGTAAGACACGACGACGCAACGATAATGACACAGGTGGTACCAAGATAAGGATAGGTCCAGCTTCTGTAACAGAAAGAGAGTTAGTATAA
- the LOC119267794 gene encoding uncharacterized protein LOC119267794 isoform X2 — translation MFPTAEDHNDDLDDHEKSTHSTPPVTTNISTVPGQEKYKLPPQVVQVSKKRLSHQPTDEILEDQYTADRQRLITVSERKLQNKLQQLQIKKTKEMAALVQEEIQKAMLPMIDDACPGSSLHNDDATLTKRTIGTQSPCHSNLDEAVLNSSQSAQLVHETSTHVDVTQQLTAGTPASPTFMNETLEIGTHESEPGTNFVNIEGVEADNFHPASPMLAQITQYEPSSSKELTTTDQIVEAEPAACKDPLVESICTFQNLKSDATACSATTALERQETFVANVVPSSNNSASTHPPELVSEVIVPTTAIVIPNIAADQVQSHSVQTERSNMPSEDSSIMKFVGTDGQADSAFLLPVTSAHNVLGHGNQGDQPESNAFAVQHPQQDSSKDVLHEVGNTVTMAPTADGIQEIAFIDPKTTKSSSQIDVSDAQKATKNHSFPHNPASDVVQLQHTDKTTLEDGIQKQSNDHLENLDVSKIDILSTKDIEIADTDSTSKDVPNISSPPLSIQIVGDVSIMSVSQMTREYDRMNVPAGATIHTTQHNVASTLQEVSRIEDNQPIVLETSVLPDHSSSSLDVLQIDPSKLPDDMPKPSTVPSDITLQIGQTSPKESSTLQDSDKKILDKCVEMILCMTPNLAPANDNNESLSLAINEVLSENLEQTLALAEIQTQCTAGDIESSSCQSTQEDVANVAQMDITAKKQDESQEHPSDNSSARVSSERTKDDDISKVGKQDSDSHTSYLTPNGECFDCAGSINPSMKMRKQRYQKKEEIVEGISELIKKKQYLVKKLNDMYNTLVACSKFRGLRKTRRRNDNDTGGTKIRIGPASVTERELV, via the exons ATGTTCCCTACTGCAGAAGACCATAATGATGATCTTGATGATCACGAAAAATCTACACATTCCACCCCACCAGTAACAACTAATATAAGTACTGTACCTGGCCAGGAGAAATATAAACTTCCTCCACAAGTAGTACAAGTTTCTAAAAAGCGCCTGTCACATCAACCTACAGATGAG ATTCTTGAAGACCAGTACACAGCCGATCGACAAAGGTTGATAACTGTGTCTGAACGAAAGCTTCAAAACAAACTGCAACAGCTTCAAATTAAGAAAACCAAGGAAATGGCAGCCTTGGTCCAGGAAGAGATTCAGAAGGCTATGTTACCGATGATTGATGATGCATGTCCAGGAAGTTCTCTACACAATGATGATGCAACTTTGACGAAACGAACTATAGGAACACAAAGTCCATGTCACTCCAATCTAGATGAAGCTGTTCTCAATTCTTCCCAGTCTGCTCAACTGGTTCACGAAACTAGCACTCATGTTGATGTCACCCAGCAGTTGACAGCCGGAACACCGGCATCTCCAACCTTCATGAATGAAACTTTAGAAATTGGTACTCATGAATCAGAACCAGGAACCAATTTTGTGAACATTGAAGGTGTCGAAGCTGACAACTTCCATCCTGCTTCGCCAATGCTTGCTCAGATTACTCAGTACGAGCCTTCTTCTTCTAAAGAATTGACTACCACGGATCAGATTGTTGAGGCTGAACCTGCTGCTTGTAAAGATCCATTGGTGGAAAGCATTTGCACTTTTCAAAATCTCAAGTCTGATGCTACAGCATGTTCTGCAACAACCGCCTTAGAAAGACAAGAGACTTTTGTTGCCAATGTGGTACCGTCATCAAATAATTCTGCTTCTACACATCCCCCAGAATTAGTCTCTGAAGTCATCGTTCCCACAACTGCAATTGTTATTCCCAACATTGCTGCAGACCAAGTCCAGTCACATTCTGTTCAAACTGAGAGAAGCAACATGCCAAGTGAAGATTCATCAATAATGAAGTTTGTTGGTACTGATGGTCAAGCGGATAGTGCTTTTCTTCTACCTGTTACTAGTGCTCATAATGTGCTTGGACATGGCAACCAAGGGGATCAGCCAGAGAGTAATGCATTTGCTGTTCAACATCCACAACAGGATTCATCCAAAGATGTTTTGCATGAAGTAGGTAATACCGTTACTATGGCACCAACTGCTGATGGAATTCAAGAGATTGCCTTCATTGATCCAAAAACAACAAAATCTTCATCTCAAATAGATGTTTCTGATGCACAGAAAGCTACCAAGAATCATAGTTTCCCACACAATCCTGCATCAGATGTTGTTCAACTACAACATACAGACAAGACGACACTTGAAGATGGCATTCAGAAACAATCGAATGATCATTTGGAAAATCTTGATGTCAGCAAAATTGATATTCTATCGACGAAAGATATTGAAATTGCTGATACTGATTCCACTTCAAAAGATGTTCCAAATATTTCTTCCCCACCTTTATCCATACAAATAGTAGGTGATGTATCAATTATGTCAGTCAGTCAGATGACCAGGGAATATGATAGGATGAATGTACCAGCGGGTGCTACTATTCATACTACCCAACATAATGTTGCATCTACGCTCCAGGAAGTCTCAAGAATTGAAGATAATCAGCCTATTGTTTTGGAAACTTCTGTTCTGCCCGACCATAGCTCCTCCAGTTTGGATGTTTTGCAGATAGACCCTTCTAAGTTACCTGATGATATGCCAAAACCAAGCACTGTACCCTCAGATATCACATTGCAAATTGGTCAAACCTCACCAAAGGAATCCTCAACACTGCAAGATTCTGATAAAAAAATACTAGACAAATGTGTGGAAATGATTCTATGTATGACACCGAATCTAGCACCTGCAAATGATAACAACGAATCACTAAGTCTTGCTATCAATGAAGTGCTCAGTGAAAACTTAGAACAAACTCTTGCATTAGCAGAAATACAGACTCAGTGCACTGCAGGAGACATAGAATCATCATCTTGTCAGTCTACACAAGAAGATGTTGCAAACGTTGCCCAAATGGATATAACTGCAAAAAAACAAGATGAATCCCAAGAACATCCTTCCGACAATTCATCTGCCCGAGTAAGTTCTGAGCGCACCAAAGATGATGATATATCTAAAGTGGGCAAGCAAGATTCAGACTCTCATACTTCTTATTTAACTCCTA ATGGAGAATGTTTTGATTGTGCTGGTAGCATAAATCCTTCTATGAAGATGAGAAAACAGCGTTATCAGAAGAAAGAGGAGATCGTCGAAGGTATATCTGAGCTCATAAAGAAGAAGCAATATCTGGTGAAGAAGTTGAACGACATGTACAATACTCTTGTCGCCTGTAGCAAGTTCCGAGGTTTACGTAAGACACGACGACGCAACGATAATGACACAGGTGGTACCAAGATAAGGATAGGTCCAGCTTCTGTAACAGAAAGAGAGTTAGTATAA